Proteins found in one Bacillota bacterium genomic segment:
- a CDS encoding thiamine pyrophosphate-dependent enzyme, with amino-acid sequence MRPVFEPTRALRPDAVTHYCPGCTHGVAHRLVGEVLEELGLLERTVGVASVGCSVLAYKYFLVDMQEAAHGRAPAVATAIKRVLPDRVVFAYQGDGDLAAIGTAEIVHAAARGENITVLFINNANYGMTSGQMAPTTLVGQRTTTTPLGRDPVKAGHPIRVAELLNALDGPAYIARGSLHDTAHILQAKRYIRKAFQAQLERRGFSLVELLSSCPTNWGLEPVEALHFIRDRMVPHYPLGEFRKPEGVR; translated from the coding sequence CTGCGCCCGGTCTTCGAGCCGACGCGGGCCCTGCGACCCGATGCGGTCACCCACTACTGCCCCGGCTGCACCCATGGCGTGGCCCACCGGCTGGTGGGCGAGGTGCTGGAGGAGCTGGGTCTCCTGGAGCGGACCGTGGGCGTCGCCTCCGTAGGCTGCTCGGTCCTGGCCTACAAGTACTTCCTGGTGGACATGCAGGAGGCGGCGCACGGCCGCGCGCCGGCGGTGGCGACGGCGATCAAGCGGGTGCTCCCGGACCGGGTGGTCTTCGCCTACCAGGGCGACGGCGACCTGGCCGCCATCGGCACGGCCGAGATCGTCCACGCGGCGGCACGCGGCGAGAACATCACCGTCCTCTTCATCAACAACGCCAACTACGGCATGACCAGCGGCCAGATGGCGCCCACCACCCTGGTGGGCCAGCGGACGACCACCACCCCCCTGGGCCGCGACCCGGTCAAGGCCGGCCACCCCATCCGCGTGGCGGAGCTGCTGAACGCGCTGGACGGGCCGGCCTACATCGCCCGCGGCTCCCTTCACGACACGGCCCACATCCTCCAGGCCAAGCGCTACATCCGCAAGGCCTTCCAGGCGCAGCTGGAGCGGCGGGGCTTCAGCCTTGTGGAACTGCTTTCCAGCTGCCCGACCAACTGGGGGCTCGAACCGGTGGAGGCGCTCCACTTCATCCGCGACCGGATGGTCCCGCACTACCCGCTGGGCGAGTTCCGCAAGCCGGAGGGGGTGCGCTGA
- a CDS encoding 3-methyl-2-oxobutanoate dehydrogenase subunit VorB, with protein sequence MGERELTKGNEAMAEAAIRAGCRYFFGYPITPQSELLEYMAKHLEEHGGVFLQAESEVSAINMVYGAAGAGARVMTATSSPGFSLMQEGLSYLAGAELPAVVVDVVRGGPGLGGLQPAQSDYFQATKGGGHGDYRLIVLAPSSPQEAADLVYEAFDLADRYRNVVLILADSILAQAMEPVELPPARSLESLPPKPWATVGRGAGRREPNVVHSLYLAPEDLWAHNQRLQAKYRRIEAEETRWEEREAEDADWLVVAYGSMARIALAAIRQLRRQGLRVGLFRPITLWPFPSRALARRAASVRGILAMEMSAGQMVEDVRLAVEGAVPVRFFGKTGGVVPEVEEATEAVRRMAAEAAPHPVRPGR encoded by the coding sequence GTGGGCGAACGCGAGTTGACGAAGGGGAACGAGGCGATGGCGGAGGCGGCCATCCGCGCCGGCTGCCGCTACTTCTTCGGTTACCCCATCACGCCGCAGAGCGAGCTCCTGGAGTACATGGCCAAGCACCTGGAGGAGCACGGAGGGGTCTTCCTTCAGGCCGAGAGCGAGGTCTCGGCCATCAACATGGTCTACGGCGCGGCCGGGGCGGGCGCGCGGGTCATGACCGCCACCTCCAGCCCCGGCTTCTCGCTGATGCAGGAGGGGCTCTCCTACCTGGCCGGCGCCGAGCTGCCGGCGGTCGTGGTCGACGTGGTCCGGGGCGGCCCGGGACTGGGCGGCCTCCAGCCGGCCCAGTCCGACTACTTCCAGGCGACGAAGGGCGGCGGCCACGGCGACTACCGGCTGATCGTCCTCGCACCCTCCAGCCCGCAGGAGGCGGCCGACCTGGTCTACGAAGCCTTCGACCTGGCCGACCGCTACCGGAACGTGGTCCTGATCCTGGCCGACAGCATCCTGGCCCAGGCGATGGAGCCGGTGGAGCTGCCGCCGGCCCGGAGCCTGGAGAGCCTCCCCCCCAAGCCCTGGGCGACGGTGGGGAGGGGGGCGGGGCGGCGCGAGCCCAACGTGGTCCACTCGCTCTACCTGGCGCCCGAGGACCTCTGGGCGCACAACCAGAGGCTCCAGGCCAAGTACCGGCGGATCGAGGCGGAGGAGACGCGCTGGGAGGAGCGGGAGGCGGAGGACGCCGACTGGCTGGTGGTCGCCTACGGCAGCATGGCCCGCATCGCCCTGGCGGCCATCCGGCAGCTGCGGCGCCAGGGCCTCCGGGTCGGTCTCTTCCGGCCGATCACCCTCTGGCCCTTCCCCTCGCGGGCGCTGGCCCGCCGGGCCGCCTCCGTGCGCGGCATCCTCGCCATGGAGATGAGCGCCGGCCAGATGGTGGAGGACGTCCGCCTGGCCGTGGAGGGCGCGGTCCCCGTCCGCTTCTTCGGCAAGACCGGCGGCGTCGTCCCCGAGGTGGAGGAGGCGACGGAGGCGGTCCGCCGGATGGCGGCCGAAGCGGCGCCGCATCCGGTGCGCCCCGGCCGCTGA
- a CDS encoding 2-oxoacid:acceptor oxidoreductase family protein, with protein sequence MEQTLVVAGFGGQGVLSLGMIIARAGMSEGYEVSWLPSYGPEQRGGTANCHVILSDEPVACPLVGHPQTLIAFNLPSLLKFAGRVQPGGEILAEAGLEPAVERQDVRLLAVPALEEAHRLGEPRVANMVMLGAWLELHPILSQAAVEDALPRVISKRHHDLLPLDLGAIRAGRRLAAMARA encoded by the coding sequence ATGGAGCAGACGCTGGTCGTCGCGGGCTTCGGCGGACAGGGGGTGCTCAGCCTGGGGATGATCATCGCCCGCGCCGGCATGAGCGAGGGCTACGAGGTCTCCTGGCTGCCTTCCTACGGCCCTGAGCAGCGGGGCGGAACCGCCAACTGCCACGTGATCCTCTCGGACGAGCCGGTGGCCTGCCCGCTGGTGGGCCACCCGCAGACGTTGATCGCCTTCAACCTGCCCTCGCTCCTCAAGTTCGCCGGCCGGGTCCAGCCGGGCGGCGAGATCCTGGCGGAGGCCGGCCTGGAGCCGGCGGTGGAGCGGCAGGACGTCCGTCTCCTCGCCGTCCCCGCGCTGGAGGAAGCCCACCGGCTGGGCGAGCCCCGCGTCGCCAACATGGTGATGCTGGGCGCCTGGCTGGAGCTCCACCCGATCCTGAGCCAGGCGGCCGTCGAGGACGCCCTCCCGCGGGTGATCTCCAAGCGCCACCACGACCTTCTGCCTCTCGACCTGGGGGCGATCCGGGCCGGGCGACGCCTGGCCGCGATGGCCAGGGCCTGA